Genomic segment of Vampirovibrio chlorellavorus:
GATGGACTACGCTACAGGAAGCACTATAAGATTAAAGGCCGTCCAGACTTTGTTTTTGTTGGCACCAAGGTGGCCGTTTTTTGTGATGGTGATTTCTGGCATGGCAATAACTGGAGCTTGAGAGGCCTAGCAAGCCTAGAGGAAGAGTTACTTAGCTATAGTGAATTTTGGGTAACTAAAATAAAGCGAAATGTCGCAAGAGACTTGGAAACTAATAAAATTTTAGAGCAAGAAGGTTGGCTGGTTCTTAGATTCTGGGAAAGCGAGATTTACACAAACATCGAAATAATCGTCCAAAAAATCAAAGAGGCTATAAACTCAAGAAAACATACAGCCGATTAAGTAAAGCCTCTTTTGATTTCAAGCCTTAACTATCGGTTCCAAAATACTTGTACTTGGCCATATTCCGGCTCAAGGGTGAAAATATCCCCGCTCAGCTCCATGTCTCTGGCCATGGCGGCATAGTCAATATATCCCCGGATATGCTCGGGGACTTGCTCCAGTCCGCCGGTCTCCTCGGTCAAGGAAGCAGCAAAGTCTTCTAGGCTGGCATAGCATCCAGCGTATTGTTCTTCCATGGTCTGTCGGGCTTCCTCAAGGTCGCCGCCAAAATGGACAATCAACTCAGAAGCCAAAGGACCATGCTCTTGAATGAACTCAGCCATGGCGGTTACGGTCTCCAAGTTCTGATACTCAGACAAGAAGGCAGAGCCAAAGCCCTCATAGTCGTGAATCGCCCATTCCTCGGCATCGGGTTCAGGAGAGGTCTCTAGCATGGTCTTGATCGAATCTTGTAGGGTATCCACATCATCACAAGGCATCCATCGCCCATGCAGCTTACCGGCGTTATAAGCGGACAAACAGGCCACATAAATTCTTGGGGTTAGTTGTTCTCCTGCCATTTTCAATTTCTCCAAAGGCTTGAACTGCTACGCATCGGCTAAAATAGGCACACTGCGCCATTTTTTAACCGGCTGACCTTATAGCGGGTTCCTCTGTGGAAGGCATGAAATGTCAGGACTGGCTGAAGAATGAAGCCACCCGAAGGGCTTGGTCTTGATGTTTCAGGAATGGAGCAGACAATACCCAGCGAAGGGCAGCAGGTTAATGAGCCCCACATGCGGGAGGGGGCGACGCAGGGAGTGGACCATGCGCATCAGCCCTAAACAACAAGCACAGACCTACCCCATGGTCCGCTCATCGCATAGCACCCGGTGCCCAACGAGGCACCCGCTTAAAAGCCTCTAGGGCAGCTTCTGCTGGATAGCTATGCGGCTTTCTGCATCTACTCTATGAGCTGGCTTAAGAGTTTTAAATTACGTAATCAGCACCGCCACACATACATCCCCTCCATTAAGCCCTTATTTGGACAAATAAACGTCACGCCGCAACCCTAGAAGATCTGTAGAATGGCAATATGAAGGAAAACATAGTTTTTATATGATTATAGGTCTTAAAGTTACAGGTCATTTCAAATGCAAACGCAATATTTAGACAAACCATTTCCCAAAGACTTTGGATTGACAAGTGAACAAGTTGAAGTCGTCAATAAAAAAATCTTTAGCCAGCAAAACCAACCCTTGATATTCTCTTTGGCTTGGTTGTTTGGCATAGCTTTTGCAATTTACATGTATTTGAAGGTTCAGCATATTGTTACAGCTCTTGTTATTGCGGGCTTTTTTGGATGGCTCCCTTCGGTAGTTATTGCAGTAATTCTCGTTTATCTTTTGGGCAGGTTAGAGGATTCGATACTGGGATTTTATGTACCTCACTACTCGTCCATAGTCCAATATAGAAAAGCTTTACAAGCCTATGAGGCACAAGAGCTGAAACTTAAAAACTTTGCGGATAGGCTACAGAAAATCATTAATGATTATGCGGCTGTTATGGAAGAGGGTGGACCCTCTCTTTTCGGTTGTCGTGACATATCTGTATTGCCTTACAGCAAGGACGTAATCAAACAAGCTCTGTTAGCAGGGCTGCGCCAAGCTGAGAGAATAGGCGACTTGCGATATAAGGACGCCCTCATTGCTGGGTATTTGTGCTTAGCGGAATATCAGTCTGGAATAAAGTCAGACAGGGAAGTTAATTGGAATACTTTTGAAAATACTCCGACAGGACGTACAGAATTATTTAAGGCTTTGGAAGGGGCAAAGAAATTCAAAGATGCCGAAATAATAGAGAGAGAGACCAACTGATCTTTGAGCTGCGAAAGCAGGGCTATTGGACTAGTGAGGATGACAAGGCATTTACAAGCACCTTTGAAAAAATGAAAGAACAAGCTAATAAACAATACGGTCTGGATTTATAGGCCTTGTAAAACTGACGATCCGGCACTCAACAAAAAACACGTGCTTTTTTTCGAGTGACAGTTCTGGTAATCACGAACACATCTGAACAATCATTTGGGCAGCAACTGCAGTAAGAAGGCATCAAAAGAGATACCATTGGGTGGATAGCGTCTCGGCCATCAATGGAGGAGAGTACCTGAGACACCAATGGCATACTAACCGTCTGTGCTTTGGCCATGGCGAATCAGAATTGGATGCTGAAGGTTCCATTTCCTACTGACCCGGAAGGCCCTGAAACCGAATGGAACTGTCCACTTGCCACTGAACCTTACACCCTCCCACCAACAAGTCGAGTACATACTCCATGAGCTTTGGCCACCCGCTGACTGAGCTGAAGAAGATTCACACCTATGCTGCCGATTCAAGGGGAATCTGTACAAGGAAAAGTTAGAATATACTTGGGCCTATATATCTACATCTCTCAAAACCAATTGCTTCAAGGATGAGCCCAATATACCCTCTGGCTCCAAGCCAGTTGCCTCATGCCGCTGACTACACTTCAGATACGCCGCATAAGCTGAGGCATCAGTGCCTAGTCTCCTTCCGGCAGATGAGCGATAGGTAAAAAGCTTCAACCAATGGGATAGAGGCAATTAGCCCGCATCAATCAGGCCATGGACGGCGTGGATTCCATCTTCGGCCTCGGTACCATGCGGCTGGGCTCGCAAGGATTTCGAGTTCCAGCACAATTCTTGTATGGCAGAGTTGGGCCGAATGTGCCGCTGTATAGCTCACTCTGAATCATACGCAATCTCGCCATGGTTCATCTCCTTGCCTGCAGCCAGCTAGCAAGGGTGGGCTGGGGGGGTAACACCCTCGGCCATGGCGTTATATCTAGCTTAAGGTATATCCTAAAGGGGGGTGGGGTTGTGGATAATGAGTTAAGGCTGAAAAAATACAAACCATTTCTGGCTACGTGCGCATTATGGCGAACACTATAGGTACCTTTTTTAAGCATTATGTTATGATAGCTCTGCTTTAAGCGCTAGGCTTAAAGGGAGGCTGTTGATTCTGTCAATCCAGTTAAACATTACGATTAGTCGCCAGACTATGATTAATATTTGATTGATCGGCATGAGGGACACCTCAAGTTCATTAAAGCATTCATCGTTTCAATGTGTCCTGTGCATTCAATGTGCAGGGAACAGGGTTGCATTCATTAAAGCAACTGAGTTGTTACCAGAAGAGACTTTATAGGTTGACACGTGACCTGTGCTCTTCTGGTTCTGCTGGAAAGGGTATTGTGGAACAGACTTGGTATCGCAAAAAAAATTATCCCCATTTCGATACAGCTCTACCCTACAAAGTGGCTCATGATTATGTCACTAATCCAGACAACATAAGGCAGCATGCCTTTTTCCCCTTCTTGTCTTTTGAGCAAAAGATTCGAAGATTTAAGAAAAAGCCAAAAACTCGCCCCATCAAATTTGCATCGCATCGTGACGGATATATATTTTCTTATTATGCCCACTTACTCACTCAGCCTTATGAGGATCTACTGAAAAGTGCCAATTTGGATAAAGTTGTTTTGGCATATCGTTCTGGCATAGGGAATAATATTACTTTCGCTAAAGAGGCTTTTGACCAAATAGAACGTCTTGGGAATTGTGTGGCTATTGGGTTTGATATTACAGGCTTTTTTGACAGCCTTGATCATACAGAACTCAAAAAAAAATGGGCTACACTGCTAGGAAAAACAAGCTTGCCCTCAGACCACTACAAAGTCTACAGAGCAATAACAAAATACGCTCATGTAGACTTAGTCAAATGCCAGGAACGGTTAAAATTGACGAGAAAACAAAAAAAAGAAAAGCGCCCCATTTGTAGCACTACCGAATTCAGAACACTAATACGCACAGAAGCCAACAACG
This window contains:
- a CDS encoding very short patch repair endonuclease, which codes for MKTIKSKGTKPELLLGKALWADGLRYRKHYKIKGRPDFVFVGTKVAVFCDGDFWHGNNWSLRGLASLEEELLSYSEFWVTKIKRNVARDLETNKILEQEGWLVLRFWESEIYTNIEIIVQKIKEAINSRKHTAD
- a CDS encoding antirestriction protein ArdA, yielding MAGEQLTPRIYVACLSAYNAGKLHGRWMPCDDVDTLQDSIKTMLETSPEPDAEEWAIHDYEGFGSAFLSEYQNLETVTAMAEFIQEHGPLASELIVHFGGDLEEARQTMEEQYAGCYASLEDFAASLTEETGGLEQVPEHIRGYIDYAAMARDMELSGDIFTLEPEYGQVQVFWNR